The following proteins are co-located in the Triticum aestivum cultivar Chinese Spring chromosome 1A, IWGSC CS RefSeq v2.1, whole genome shotgun sequence genome:
- the LOC123064491 gene encoding xylanase inhibitor protein 1-like → MALARRRPATLPVFLSAFLYAAAFLAGPAAAMGKTGNVFVFWGRNKDEGSLRETCDTGRYTYTTVIVSFLDVFGHGRYHLDLSGHDVSAVGADIKQCQSNGMSIFLSIGGFGGQYSLPRRRSAADVADYLWNAYMLGTRAGVHRPFGDAYVDGINFFIDGAAGARPENYDELARRLWDYNKGYRARTPVQLSATPRCGYSDRRVERALATGLFNRIFVRFYDEPHCAAHLEQEWDRWTAAQPHAQIYLGLPASERKVGYVHPKNLHAVISVVQKAANYGGVVIWERYEDKRTGYSTYAIQWA, encoded by the coding sequence ATGGCGCTAGCTCGCCGTCGGCCAGCCACCCTCCCAGTCTTTCTCAGCGCATTCCTCTACGCCGCAGCCTTCCTCGCTGGCCCGGCCGCGGCCATGGGAAAGACGGGCAACGTCTTCGTGTTCTGGGGCCGGAACAAGGACGAGGGCTCCCTCCGGGAGACCTGCGACACCGGAAGGTACACCTACACCACCGTCATCGTCTCCTTCCTCGACGTCTTCGGCCACGGCAGGTACCACCTCGACCTCTCCGGCCACGACGTCTCCGCCGTGGGCGCCGACATCAAGCAGTGTCAGTCCAACGGCATGTCCATATTCCTCTCCATCGGGGGCTTCGGCGGCCAGTACTCCCTGCCGAGGCGCAGGTCCGCGGCGGACGTGGCCGACTACCTCTGGAACGCCTACATGCTCGGCACGCGCGCGGGCGTCCACCGCCCGTTCGGCGACGCCTACGTCGACGGCATCAACTTCTTCATCGACGGTGCCGCCGGCGCGCGGCCCGAAAACTACGACGAGCTGGCCAGGCGGCTATGGGACTACAACAAGGGCTACCGTGCCAGGACGCCGGTGCAGCTGTCGGCGACGCCGCGGTGCGGGTACTCGGACAGGCGCGTGGAGCGGGCGCTCGCCACGGGGCTCTTCAACCGGATCTTCGTCAGGTTCTACGACGAACCCCACTGCGCCGCTCACTTGGAGCAGGAGTGGGACAGGTGGACGGCGGCGCAACCGCACGCGCAGATCTACCTCGGCCTGCCGGCTTCGGAGCGGAAGGTCGGCTACGTGCACCCCAAGAACCTCCACGCTGTTATCTCGGTGGTGCAGAAGGCGGCCAACTACGGCGGCGTCGTGATCTGGGAGCGCTATGAGGACAAGCGAACCGGCTACAGCACCTACGCCATCCAATGGGCTTGA